A segment of the bacterium genome:
CACCAGGAGATCGAGCCGCTCGCGCGCCTCGCGCCAGCGCGCCGTGTCGGAGAACGAGAGCAGCGGATTGGCGCCCTCGACGATGAGCGCCCGCAGACGCTGCGGGTGATCGAGCAGCACCTCCTCCGGAACCAGCGACGGCGAGAACATCCCGTAGCCGCCGAGGGCGCTGATCGCGGGGATGCCGGAGGCGAGCGCGCGCTCCGGCTCGGCGTGTCGCTTCGGGCTGTGGTCGGGCGGCGAGAGCGCTTCGTAGAACACGTTGCCGCCGCGGCGGCCGGCGTTGCCGGTGATCACGGCGAGGACGTGGATCAGGTACGAGGTCAGGGTCGAGAAGAGATTGTGCTCGACGGCGAGGTCGAACATGATCGCCGCCGACTCCGCCTCCGCGTACTCGCGCGCCAGGCGCAGCAGCTCGGCGGGCGCGATGCCGGCGCGGCGCGCCATCTCGTCGATGTCGACCTGGGCCAGCGCCTGCCGCAGCGGCTCGAAGCCGACCGTCTGCTCGGCGACGACGCGCGCGTCGACCAATCCCTCGCTGGCGACGATCGCCGCCGCCATGCCGAGCAGCACGTAGGCGTCGGAGCCGGGCGTGATGCGCAGGTGGCGATCGGCGGTGCGCGTCGTCTCGGTGTCGCGTGGGTCGAGCACCACCACCGTCTGCCGGGGGTTGGCGGCGAGCGCCTTGAACGTCTCGGTGGCGTTGTGACCGCGGTTGGAGATCTTGGGGTTGGTGCCGAGCATGAGCAGGAAGCGCGTCTGCTCGATGTCGGGGTGGAAGAAGGTCGACGGCGGCGCGTCGAACATCCACTGATCGATCAGGAAGTGCTGCGTCTTCTCCTGCGCGAAGGCATTGAACCAGCGCTTGGAGCCGAGCGCGGTGAGAAAGGTGAGGCCGTACGGCGCGTCCATGTGATTCGCCTGGCCACCGATGCCGACCAGGCCGATGGCGCGCGGCGAGTGCGCCTCGCGGATGGCCCCGAGGCGGGCGGCGATCTCGGTGATCGCCTGCTCCCACGAGATGCGCGCGAAGCCGCCGTCGGGCTGGCGCTTCAACGGATGCTGGACGCGCTGCGCGTGCTCGACGTAGTGGCGAATCGAGAAGCCCTTGTTGCAGATGTAACCGTGCGTGATCGGATTCGACGCGTCGGCGCGCACGTCGGCGATCCGGCCGCCGGCGACGTCGACCCGCAGGCCGCAGTTGTGGCTGCACAGCACGCAGACCGTGGCGAGATCGGTGGCATCGGTGGGCAGCGGCGTTTTCGAGATCGATGGGTCGACGGCTCGGCTCGACATCTCGCTCCTCCAGAGGGTGGGGGCCTCGCTGGCCTCAGCGTCAGTTCCAGAACGGAACTAATTCGTTCTCTTTCAGAACGCAAGCACTTCGTGTAGTGAAGCAGGGGTGCGCTGGGACGAGATCAGAGGGATGCCGTGCTCGGTGGCGCGGACGCTGTCGGTGATCGGCGATCGCTGGACGCTTCTGATCCTGCGCGACGCGTTCCTGCGCACCCGTCGCTTCGAGGACTTCCAGCGCCAGCTCGGCGTCACCCGGCATCTGCTCGCCGACCGGCTGCGCAAGCTGGTCGAGGCCGGCATCCTCGAGAAGGTCCGCTACCAGGAGAAGCCGGCGCGCGACGAGTATCGGCTGACCGAGAAGGGTCTCGAGCTGCACCCGGTCATCGTCTCCCTGCTGCGCTGGGGCGATCGCTGGATGGCCGACGACGCCGGCCCGCCGCTGCGCCTGCGGCACAAGGCCTGCGGCCACGTCATGCACCCGACCCTGGTCTGCCCCGAATGCGGCGACCCGATCGGCCCCCGCGACCTGACGCCGGCGCTGCGCGAACGCTGAGCGTCGGCCACCGATCCCGAGCGAGCGTCGGGCGCCGGCCCGGGCATCGCATGCGCCGACCGCCGACGCGATTCTCGTCGCTCGCCCTCGCCTCGACTAGGCGGGACAACCGGGTGCGCTACAATCACCGCGGAGGTCGAGATGTCCTACGACGAGAGGAAGCACGACCTGCTCGAGCGGCGGCGCCGTCTGCTGCGGCAGGTGGCGCGGCTCGAGGACGATCTGCGGTGGCTCGACAGCGACGTCGAGCCGGAGCTGGTCGAGGCGGGACAGGACGAGATGCTGGCGCAGCTCGCGGCGCGGCTCGACCAGCACGACCGCGACGAGCTGACGGCCATCGAGACGGCCCTCGATCGCATCGAACGCCGCGAGGGCGACATCTGCCGGACCTGTCGGCAGCCGATACCCGAGGCGCGTCTCCGCGCCCTGCCGACCACCGACATCTGCGTCACCTGCGCCGCCGACCGCGAGGATCTGCGGCGCAACCGCTGACCGATGGAGTCGATCATGACCGTCGAGACCCTGGTACTCGTCGCCGACAGCGCCCGCGCCCGGCTCTTCGCCGCCCACCGCAGCCGCCCCTCCTGGGAGCTGCTCGAGGCCTTCGACCACCCGCGCGGCGCGGTGCACGATCGGGACATCCTCACCGATCGCCCCGGACGCGTCCATCAGAGCACCGCCGACGGCCGCCGCTCGGGCGCCGATCCCAAGACCTCGCCGCACGAGGTCGAGGCCGAGGTGTTCGCCCGGCAGCTCGCGGCGGCGCTCGCGGACGCGGTGACCGCCCGCCACCCGCAGCGCGTGGTGCTGGTCGCGCCGCCGCGCTTCCTCGGCCACCTGCGCGCCGTGCTCGACAAGCCGGTGAGCGCCCTGCTCGCGCCCGGCCGCGACGAGGATCTGTCGGCCGTCGCCGACCGCGATCTGCCCGGGCGCCTCGCCGACCTGCTGTAGCCGCCGCTCAGCGAACCAACGCCGCCGCGCGTTCGAAGCACCACAACGCGGCGAGCGACCCCATGGCATAGAGCGGCACCTGCAGCAGCCAGCGCGGCCAGGCGATGGGGAGCCGGCGCAACGCCGCGGCGCCGGCCAGCCAGACCGCGACGCACGCCAGCACGCCGCCGGCGACGCCGCCGTTGAAGGCGATCACCGCCAGCGGCACCTCGCCGGAGGGGAGGCCGCCGGTCTGCAGATCGGCGGCGAGCCCGAGGCCGTGCACGAGGCCGAACCCCCCGGCCATGAGGTACGGTCGCCGCTGCACCAGCGTCGGCCGCCGCCCCCGGTCGCGCGCCAGCTCCACCGCCAACCAGAAGACGCTGACGGCGATCGCCAGGGCGATGCCGCGCCCCCCCGGCACGGCGCCGAAGACCGCCGCCGGCAGGGCCAGGCTGACGCCGACCAGGAACGCGCCGACCGTCTCCCAGCGCAGGCGGCGCGTCCGCGCCAGCAGCAACAGCCCGGCGAGGAAGAAGAGATGGTCGAGGGCGCCGAGCACGGCGACGGCGCCGCGCCGCAGGAAGCGGCGCGCGATCGCCGGCGGCGCCGCGCGCGCCGGCACGGTCACGGTCGGCGTCGCGCCGCGCACCACCTCCTGCACGACGCGACCGTCGGCGAACGCGATGCGCACCAGGCCGTCGATGCGCGCGACGTCGAGACCGGCGATGCC
Coding sequences within it:
- a CDS encoding molybdopterin-dependent oxidoreductase translates to MSSRAVDPSISKTPLPTDATDLATVCVLCSHNCGLRVDVAGGRIADVRADASNPITHGYICNKGFSIRHYVEHAQRVQHPLKRQPDGGFARISWEQAITEIAARLGAIREAHSPRAIGLVGIGGQANHMDAPYGLTFLTALGSKRWFNAFAQEKTQHFLIDQWMFDAPPSTFFHPDIEQTRFLLMLGTNPKISNRGHNATETFKALAANPRQTVVVLDPRDTETTRTADRHLRITPGSDAYVLLGMAAAIVASEGLVDARVVAEQTVGFEPLRQALAQVDIDEMARRAGIAPAELLRLAREYAEAESAAIMFDLAVEHNLFSTLTSYLIHVLAVITGNAGRRGGNVFYEALSPPDHSPKRHAEPERALASGIPAISALGGYGMFSPSLVPEEVLLDHPQRLRALIVEGANPLLSFSDTARWREARERLDLLVVIEPAMTETAQLADYVLPTPVGYEKWEIAGFPKGYPQIYAQLRPPVVPGPPEALPEPEIYVRLAEAMRLVPPPPPELTALAAGALEPEGAAAYLGAAMQAAGGSQAHLLFWGYRTLGPHLPSPALTAVWAQVHANAFVRLESLLRTLGEEWRPRGPFAVAHEIFRRILVHPEGVEIGRVDPERGLADIIGFDDKKIRLAPPPMLDEIGRAARTDRPRDPRFPLVLAAGLRTQWTANTIQRDPAWRKGRGPHCALNLSPADAAALGIAGGDRVRLVTKRGALELPAAIDKRLQPGHVWVPNGFGARYPKDGTGELETIGVNLNEITASDERDPFTGCPMHKYTLCRVERCE
- a CDS encoding helix-turn-helix transcriptional regulator, yielding MRWDEIRGMPCSVARTLSVIGDRWTLLILRDAFLRTRRFEDFQRQLGVTRHLLADRLRKLVEAGILEKVRYQEKPARDEYRLTEKGLELHPVIVSLLRWGDRWMADDAGPPLRLRHKACGHVMHPTLVCPECGDPIGPRDLTPALRER
- a CDS encoding TraR/DksA C4-type zinc finger protein; the protein is MSYDERKHDLLERRRRLLRQVARLEDDLRWLDSDVEPELVEAGQDEMLAQLAARLDQHDRDELTAIETALDRIERREGDICRTCRQPIPEARLRALPTTDICVTCAADREDLRRNR
- a CDS encoding host attachment protein, giving the protein MTVETLVLVADSARARLFAAHRSRPSWELLEAFDHPRGAVHDRDILTDRPGRVHQSTADGRRSGADPKTSPHEVEAEVFARQLAAALADAVTARHPQRVVLVAPPRFLGHLRAVLDKPVSALLAPGRDEDLSAVADRDLPGRLADLL
- a CDS encoding HupE/UreJ family protein, with the protein product MADGQYEVQFKISALQAPGSEPAPLLPASCRALGPPVAAMDGDALVRRWRVTCGDLVGARLGIAGLDVARIDGLVRIAFADGRVVQEVVRGATPTVTVPARAAPPAIARRFLRRGAVAVLGALDHLFFLAGLLLLARTRRLRWETVGAFLVGVSLALPAAVFGAVPGGRGIALAIAVSVFWLAVELARDRGRRPTLVQRRPYLMAGGFGLVHGLGLAADLQTGGLPSGEVPLAVIAFNGGVAGGVLACVAVWLAGAAALRRLPIAWPRWLLQVPLYAMGSLAALWCFERAAALVR